Proteins encoded within one genomic window of Companilactobacillus sp.:
- the sufC gene encoding Fe-S cluster assembly ATPase SufC, with protein sequence MSTLEVKDLHVSVTDDENGKGQEILKGVNLKMSTGEIHAIMGPNGTGKSTLSQAIMGNSAYQVTSGDILLDGESILDMPVDERARKGLFLAMQYPAEIPGVTNVEFMRAAINARRDEDDQIPVMEFMKKLDAKQEILDMTDEMSERYLNEGFSGGEKKRNEILQLLMIEPKFAILDEIDSGLDIDALKVVSRGVNSMRGDNFGSLIITHYQRLLNYIVPDQVHVMMDGRIVENGGPDLAKKLEDEGYAGLRDDLNLDVKLTDEI encoded by the coding sequence ATGTCAACTTTAGAGGTTAAAGATTTACATGTTTCAGTAACTGATGATGAAAATGGCAAAGGCCAAGAAATTCTAAAAGGTGTAAATCTCAAAATGAGTACCGGTGAGATTCATGCGATCATGGGTCCCAATGGTACTGGTAAATCAACACTATCACAAGCAATTATGGGTAACTCTGCTTATCAAGTCACATCTGGCGATATTTTATTAGACGGGGAAAGTATTTTGGATATGCCAGTTGATGAAAGAGCTCGTAAAGGATTGTTTTTGGCTATGCAATATCCAGCTGAGATCCCTGGAGTTACTAATGTGGAATTCATGCGTGCAGCCATCAATGCCCGCCGCGATGAAGATGACCAAATTCCAGTTATGGAATTCATGAAAAAACTCGATGCTAAACAAGAAATTCTTGATATGACCGATGAAATGTCTGAAAGATATTTGAATGAAGGCTTTTCTGGCGGTGAGAAAAAACGAAACGAAATTTTGCAGCTATTAATGATCGAACCTAAATTTGCAATTTTAGATGAAATCGATTCTGGTCTTGATATTGATGCTTTGAAAGTCGTTTCGCGTGGCGTAAATTCTATGCGTGGCGACAACTTTGGATCACTTATCATTACTCACTATCAAAGATTGTTGAACTATATCGTTCCAGATCAAGTTCATGTCATGATGGATGGTAGAATCGTAGAAAATGGCGGACCTGACCTTGCTAAAAAACTTGAAGATGAGGGATATGCTGGTTTACGTGATGATTTAAATCTAGATGTTAAATTAACGGACGAAATTTAA